The DNA window CCGGCCTGGTGCATCGAGCAATACCCGCAGGCGGTCGAGGCTATCCTCGAGGGCGGCCACGAGATCGCCCATCACAGCTACATCCACGAGAACCCGCTGGAGCAGACCGAAGCCGACGAGGCGCACTGGCTCGATGTCGGCATCGAGGTGATCAAGCGCGTCACCGGCAAGGCGCCGCGCGGCTGGCGCGCGCCGCTCTACAATTTCTCCAACAAGTCGCTCGACCTGCTGCTCGACCGGGGCTTCCAGTATGACGCCTCGCTGATGGGCGCCGACATTCCCTACGTCATCAAGAGCCGCAAGAGCGGGGGCGAACTGATCGAACTGCCCAGCCATTGGGGCCTCGACGACTGGCCGCAATATGTCCAGTCGTTCGACCTGCACTACATGATGCCAGTGCGCAGCGCCCGCAACGGCTTCGACCTGTATCTGCGTGAATTCGAGGCGGCCTATGCCTATGGCGCGCTGTGGGTGCCGGTTCTGCATCCCTTCGTCACCGGCCGCCTGTCGCGTTGGCACGTCTTCAACGAGTTCCTCGAAAAGGTGGTGGCGCAGGGCGACGTCTGGTTTGCTCCGATGGAGGAGATCGCCGCTCATGTCCGCGCCGAGATCGCCGCCGGCCGCCACCAGCCGATGGTCGAGCCGATCCCGCAATATGAAAAGCCGGTCGGTCGGGTGCTGCCCCGACGCTAGAGCCAGTTGCATCCCGATGGGATCGGGATGCAACTCGATCTTGTTTTTTGAACATGACCTTTTCCAAAATCCGGATGCCATCTTGCGGGATCATGCTCTGTTCCGGATGAGCCGCGTCCGCACAAACAGCCACAGGGGCCGAGTTTGACACAGTTGCGTTTCATGACCCCCGACGGCGGGGCAATTTTTCCAGTCGTCGAGCAGCTGCTGCTTGCCGGCTATTCCGGCCGCAGCGAAATCGATGTCGCCGCGCATCTGGCTGAGATGCGCGCTCTGGGCGTCTCGGTGCCACCAAACGTCCCGGTTTTCCACCCGGCCATGACGTGCCTTTTGATGCAAGGCGGGCGGGTCGAGGCGATCGGCCCGGATACGCGGCCCGAGGTCGAGTTCGTGCTGTTTTCGTTCGAAGGCACAGATTATGTCACTGTCGGCAACGACCAGTTCGACCTTGCCACCGAGCAGCACTATTCGGCCGAGAAATCGAAAAGCCTGTGCCAGAAGGTCATCGCCCGAACGGCTTGGCCATTCAGCGAGGTGCGCGATCACTGGGATCGACTGATCCTGGAATTGCGCAGCGGCCAGACGCTGCTGCAGGCCGGTGCCGTCGACAGCATTCTGGCGCCGGACAGCCTGATTGTACAGGCGCAAAGGCAGCGCGGCTTTCGCCGCGAGCGAGGCATGCTGTTTTCCGGAACGGTGCCGATGCTACAACCGATCGAGCCCTGCATGCTCGATTTTGCCATTGCGCTGCGCGATCCTGTGCTTGGCCGCGCCATATCGTGCGATTTCAAGGTGGCCGATGTGACGCTCGTCGCGGCCTGATTAGGGCCGTACATTGGACAGAGCGCCGCGGCCGAGCATTCTCGAACTGACGATCGGGGGTTCAGCTTGGCGGGCAGTGTTGGCAAGAACTCGAAATTCCCGCTTGATGGTCTCGACATCAATCTCCTGCGGCTGTTCTGCATCATCGTCGAATGCAACGGTTTTTCGGCTGCACAAGCCCGCACAAACATCAGCGCCGCCTCGATCAGCAACAAGATGTCGGCGCTGGAATCGCGGCTGGGGCTAAAGCTCTGCCGGCGCGGTCGCGCCGGCTTCAGGCTGACGGCCGAGGGCCAGAGCGTCTATGAAGCTGCCGTCGCGATGTTCCAGGGACACAATGCCTTCGTGCGCGATGTCGGCGAGCTGCGCAAGAAGCTGACCGGCCGGCTCGACATTGGTGTCGTCGACACCACAGTGACCAATCCGAAAATGCCGCTTTCCTCGGCGGTGGCGCGCTTTCACGACAAGTACAGCGACGTCTATCTGGCCATGCAGATCATGGAACCGGCGCAACTCGAACGAGGCCTGCTGGAAGGCAGCCTGCATGTGGCGATCGCGCCGTTCTACCACCGTGTCCCTGGATTGCACTACGAGCCCTTCGTCGACGAGGTGCACTTGCTGCATTGCGGCCGCGGTCACCCGCTGTTCGAGCAGGCACCCGACAACGTCGACATCGAGGCGATGGCGCGCAGCAAATACGTCATTCGCGGCCATGTCCCGGCCAACATCGAACTGGCTTCGGAACGCGTCGTCGACTCGGCCTCCGTCATCGACATGGAAGCGATGATGCATCTCATCCTGTCGGGCCGCTTCGTCGGTTTCCTGCCCATGCATTTCGCCCGTTTCTGGACCGCTGCCGACCAGATCCGGCCGCTGCTGCCCAGCCGCATTCGCCATGTCTCGCATTTCGAAGTGGCGGTGAAGCGCGACCGCATGAACGAGCGCCTGACCAAGGCATTCCTCGGCGAATTGCTGCGCAATGCGCCTGGCTCCGATCCGCGCTGAACTACGTCGGCGCAGTCCGCTTTAGCGAAAGAAAATCTAAAATGAAGTTCATTTATTTTAGATCGATCTGAAGCAATTCCTGGTCGAGGATACCCCCTGCGCAAACACGGCCAAAGGCTCTGGATCGGCGCGAAAAGCGAAGAGACGGCTCACAAGAACGGCCGCGAAAAAGGGGAACGGGCATGACATTGCACAGAAGGAATTTCATTGCGCTGAGCGGCACTGTCCTTGCCTTGTCGGCGCTGCGCCCGGCATGGGCGCAAGGCTACAAGGTCGCCATCGTCATGCCCGGCAACATCACCGACAAATCGTGGAGCCAGTCGGGCTACGAAGGCATCCAGCAGGTCAAGGAAAAGCTCGGCGTCGAGATCGCCTACAGCGAGAAGGTGGCGCAGGCCGACCAGGCCGAGGCGATGGCCGACTATGCGCGGCGCGGCTATCAACTGGTCATCGGCCATGGCGGCGAATTCCAGGATGCTGCCAAACGCGTCGCCTCCAAATATCCCGACACCATCTTCCTGGTGAACAACGGCCAGCAAGGCAGCCGCAATCTAGCCTCCGCCGATTTCTACTATGCCCAGCCGGGCTATCTGCTTGGCTACACCGCCGGCAAGATGTCGAAGACCGGCAAGGCCGGCTTCATCGGCGGCCAGAAGATCAAGCTTTCACTGGATTTGAATTCGAGCTTTGAAGCCGGTTTCAAGGCTGCCGGCGGCAAGCAGGTGTTCACCGCCTACACCAACGACTGGGATGACATCGCCAAGGGCAAGGAAGCCGCGCTGAACCAGATTGCGCAAGGCGCCGATTTCGTCTTCCCAACCATGGACAACGCCGTCATCGGCAGCTTGCAGGCGTGCAAGGAAAAGGGCGTCTGGGGCATGGGCATCTATTACGACGCGATTGCCGACTGGCCGGACACGGTGCTGCAATCGGCGATCTTCGACATCAGGGGCGCGATGCTCGACTATGTCGGCTACGGCAAGGGCAGCAAGCTCGAGGGCAAGAACTACCATTTCGACCTGAAGGCGCCGGAAGCCTGCCGCATAGGCACCTTCCATGCCGCCGTGCCCGACGCCATTAAGAGCGAAGTCCTGGCGCTGTCCGAGAAGATGAAGTCCGGTGAACTGAAGGTCTGAGCGGCGTCAGACGCCGCAACCTCTTCATCCCCTCTCTTCAACATGGTGATGCACCGCGATGGATCATATCCATATAGACGGGATTTCGAAGTCGTTCGCCGGCTTCAAGGCTCTCGACAATGTCGGCATCCGCATCGCCAGGGGCGCCATCCATGCCATCCTGGGCGAGAATGGCGCCGGCAAGACGACGCTGATGAACGTTCTTTATGGGCTCTACCGCCCGGATGCGGGGCGGATCGTGCTCGACGGCAAGCCGTTGCGCATGGCCTCGCCGCGCGACGCCATCGCCAACGGCATCGGCATGATCCACCAGCACTTCATGCTGGTGGATTCGCTGTCGGTGGCTGAGAACATCGTGCTGGGCCTTGAACGCGGCCCGCACACCATCCCCTTGCGGGCGCACGAAGCCAACATTCGTGCGCTCAGTCGCAAGCTCGCCTTCGACATCGACGCGAAGGCCCCGATCCGGTCGCTGCCGATGGGCACACGCCAGCGCGTCGAAATCCTCAAGGCCCTGTACCGGAAAGCCGAAGTGCTGATCCTCGACGAACCCACCAGCGTGCTGGCGCCGACCGAGATCGCCTCGTTTCTGGATTCGCTGCGAGCGTTGCGCGCCGCCAACCACACTATCCTGCTGATCACCCACAAGCTCGACGAAGTCATGCATGTCGCCGACCGTGTCACGGTCATGCGCCACGGCAAGGTAACCCATGAAAGCGATTCCGCCGAGACGACACCGCGTGACCTCGCGCGTCGGATGGTCGGTCGCGATGTCGTGCTCAACCTCAAGCGGGTGAAATCGCCGCCCGGCGAAGTCGTGCTTGAGGCGAAGGACCTGGTCGCGCGCAATGACCAGGGAACGCGGGCGCTGGACCGCCTCAGCCTGACGCTGCGGTCCGGCGAGGTGCTCGGCGTGACCGGCGTTGACGGCAACGGTCAGCGCGAGCTAGGCGAGGTGATCGCCGGAATGCGGCCGCTCGAAGCTGGTGCCATCACGGTCGAGGGCAAGGATATCGCCACGCTCGATGTCCGCGCGCGCAAGAACCAAGCCGGCATCGGCTTCATCCCAGAGGACCGGCAGCACACAGGCCTTGTTCTCGACTATCCGGTGGCGACTAACCTCATCCTGCGCGACTACGACCGACCGCCGGCCTCGCATAACGGCATCCTTGACCTCAGCCATATCGCCCGCAACGCCGCCGATCTGGTCAAGCGCTACGACGTGCGTCTGCGCTCGCCGCAACAGCCGGCCCGCTTCCTTTCGGGCGGCAACCAGCAAAAGGTCATCCTGGCCCGCGAAATCGAGGCGCGGCCGCGCATACTCATCATCATGCAGGCCTGTAAGGGCCTCGATGTCGGCGCTATCGAGTTCGTGCAGAACATGATCTTCGACCTGAGGAAGACCGGCGTCGGCGTCCTCTATGTTTCGACGGAGCTCGAACATGTGCTCGACGTCTCCGACCGCGTCGCCGTGATGTGCGCCGGCGCCATCACCGGCGTGCTGGCCCCCGATGAGGCGACATCCGAGCGGCTGGGGGAACTGATGGCGGGTGTGAGGAGCGCGGCGTAGTGGACAATGTCATGGGTGTCGTCTTCGCGACAAGAACGCTCTGGGCGGTGGTGCTGGCATTGCTGGTCGGATCGGTACTGTTTCTTATCGCCGGGGCCAATCCGCTGCTGGCCTACCGCGCGCTGTTCGGCGAGGCGTTCCTCGACTATTTCGGGTTCGGTGCGACACTGGTGAAATTCTCTCCCATCGTGCTTGCGGGATTGGCCGTGGCGATCCCGCTGCGCGCCGGGCTGTTCAATGTCGGCGCCGAAGGTCAGATCTACCTTGGCGCGCTGTTCTGCACTATGGCGGCGCTTTATCTGCCCGAATTCTATTGGCCACTGCACATGGCCGTCTGCATCGCTGCGGCCATGCTCGGCGGCGCCCTATGGGCGGCGATCGCCGGCTTGCTCAAGGCCTATCGCGGCATCAACGAGGTCATCGTCACCTTGCTGCTCAACTATGTCGGCATGAACATCGTCAGCTACGCCGCGAGCGGGCCGATGATGGAGGAGGGCGCGCCTTACCCCTATTCGCCGGAAATTCCATTCAGCCTGTTCATGCCGTCGATCATGCCGCCGACCGATGCCCATGCCGGCGCGTTGTTCGGCATTGGCCTCGCCCTGATCTTGGCGTTCTGCCTGAAATACACGACGTTCGGCTTTGCCTTGGTCACGGTTGGCCACAATCCGCAGGCGGCGCGCTATGCCGGCATCAATGTGCGACGACAGATCGTCGTATCGATGATGCTGGGCGGGGCGCTGGCCGGCCTGGCCGGCGGGCTGGAAGTTGTGGGCGTCAAATACCGCCTGTTCCAGAGCTTCAGCCCTGGCTACGGCTTCGACGGCATCGTCGTCGCCTTCATGGCGGCCGCCAACCCCATCCTTGTCGTCGTCGCCGCGCTGTTCTTCGCCGGTCTTCGCTCCGGCGCCCAGTTCATGCAGCGCGCGGTCGGCGTCGACAGCACGGTGGTCGACGCGATTCAGGGGCTGATCGTGATGTTCGTCGCCGCCAGCCTGTCGATCCGTTTCTCCGACTCGCGCTGGGGACGGATGTTGGCGCAGCGCCGCTCGATGGAAGACCTTCTCCCGGCGCGCGGCAAGCAGAATGGGGAGAAGCAGAATGCCTGAGTGGCTGGATATCGCCTCGTCGACCGACCTCTTGCAGACCAGCCCGCGTCTAACGGTGCCCATCGCCTTCTCGGCCCTTGGCGGCGTCATCGCCGAGCGCGGCGGCATCTACAACGTCGGGCTCGAAGGCATGATGCTGTCCGGCGCCTTCGGTGGCGCACTCGGCTCCTTCCTCACCGGCAACCCGATGGCCGGCGTGCTGCTGGGCATTGCCTTTGGCGCGTCAGGCGGCGCGGTGCTGGCCTTCTTGTCGATCCGCCTCAACGTCAACCAGATCGTCTGCGGCATCGCCATCAATCTGGTCGCCGGCGGCCTGACGGCGTTCCTGGCGCGGCTGGCCTTTGGCATGGACGGTACCACCAAGGCGCTGCCCGGGTTTTCCCCCATCGCCATTCCCGGCCTGTCGTCAATCCCGCTGATCGGCCCGGTGTTCTTCGACCAGGATCCGCTGGTCTACGCCCTCTATCTGATCGTGCCGCTGGTCTACTGGCTGCTGTACCGCAGCGCCTGGGGGCTGGAGATCCGGGCCACCGGCGAGAACCCTGCGGCCGCGGATTCGGCCGGCGTGCCGGTCTACTGGGTGCGTTTCTGCTGTGTGTTGGCCAGCGGCGGCCTCGCCGGGCTTGGCGGCGCTTACATCGTGCTGTCGCAAGTCTTCGTCTTTACCGAGCATATGAGCGCGGGCAAGGGTTTCATCGCGCTTGCGGCGGTGATCCTCGGCCGCTGGGATCCGCTGTGGGCGGTCGTCGCCTCGCTGTTTTTCGGCTTCTGCGACGCGCTGCAGTTGCGGCTGCAATTTGCCAACCCGACCGTGCCCTATCAGATCTTCATCGCACTGCCCTACGTCGCCTCGATCCTGGCGCTTGTCGGTCTATACGGCCGCGTCAAGCCACCGGCCGCCGTCGGCCTGCCGTACCGGCGCGAAACCAAGATCTGAATGTCCAACGGGCTGCCGACCAGCAGCCTTCGCCGCCGACGCCGCGCGCGTTCACACAGAATTGCCGAACCGAGCAGACCTGGAGCATGCCATGACAGACACCGACACCACCGCCAAGAATGCCGGTCACGGCTATGAGAGCGGCCGCCTCAACTTGCCATTTGTCGGTATCTGCACCTTTGCCAAGTCACCCTACATCGCCGACTGGGATGCGATAAACGCCGATGTCGCCATTCTCGGCGCGCCTTACGATTTCGGCACGCAATGGCGTGCCGGCGCGCGACTCGGGCCGCGCGCCATCCGCGAGGCGTCGACGCTGTTCTCCTTCGGTCATGGCGGCGCCTACGATCATGAGGACGACGTCACCTACCTGCCGGCGAGCGTGCGCATGGTCGATCTCGGCGATGCCGACATCATCCACACCGACACCATCAATAGCCACGCCAACATCGAATATGGCGTGCGCAAATGCCTTGAAGCCGGCGCGCTGCCGGTGGTGCTGGGCGGCGACCACTCGATCAATATTCCCTGCATCAACGCCTTCGACGGCCATAGCGACATCCACCTGGTGCAGATCGACGCGCATCTCGATTTCGTCGACGAGCGCCACGGCGTGCGCTACGGCCACGGCAACCCGATGCGCCGGGCGGCTGAAAAGTCCTATGTCACCGGCCTGTCGCAGATCGGCATTCGCAATGTTTCGTCGACGGCCAGGGAAGGCTATGAGGCGGCGCGCGGCATGGGGTCCGACATCCTGTCGGTGCGCCAGTTTCGCAAACTCGGCGTCGAAGGCGTTCTCGATCGCATCCCGGCCAGCAAGCGCTACTATGTCACCATCG is part of the Mesorhizobium loti genome and encodes:
- a CDS encoding polysaccharide deacetylase; protein product: MIANPIQWPNGTRCAACLTFDMDADSLIHVDYPNDGDRRVSAISMLRYGPQVAVPRIVETYRQLGITQTFFIPAWCIEQYPQAVEAILEGGHEIAHHSYIHENPLEQTEADEAHWLDVGIEVIKRVTGKAPRGWRAPLYNFSNKSLDLLLDRGFQYDASLMGADIPYVIKSRKSGGELIELPSHWGLDDWPQYVQSFDLHYMMPVRSARNGFDLYLREFEAAYAYGALWVPVLHPFVTGRLSRWHVFNEFLEKVVAQGDVWFAPMEEIAAHVRAEIAAGRHQPMVEPIPQYEKPVGRVLPRR
- a CDS encoding DUF2848 family protein, yielding MTQLRFMTPDGGAIFPVVEQLLLAGYSGRSEIDVAAHLAEMRALGVSVPPNVPVFHPAMTCLLMQGGRVEAIGPDTRPEVEFVLFSFEGTDYVTVGNDQFDLATEQHYSAEKSKSLCQKVIARTAWPFSEVRDHWDRLILELRSGQTLLQAGAVDSILAPDSLIVQAQRQRGFRRERGMLFSGTVPMLQPIEPCMLDFAIALRDPVLGRAISCDFKVADVTLVAA
- a CDS encoding LysR family transcriptional regulator, translated to MAGSVGKNSKFPLDGLDINLLRLFCIIVECNGFSAAQARTNISAASISNKMSALESRLGLKLCRRGRAGFRLTAEGQSVYEAAVAMFQGHNAFVRDVGELRKKLTGRLDIGVVDTTVTNPKMPLSSAVARFHDKYSDVYLAMQIMEPAQLERGLLEGSLHVAIAPFYHRVPGLHYEPFVDEVHLLHCGRGHPLFEQAPDNVDIEAMARSKYVIRGHVPANIELASERVVDSASVIDMEAMMHLILSGRFVGFLPMHFARFWTAADQIRPLLPSRIRHVSHFEVAVKRDRMNERLTKAFLGELLRNAPGSDPR
- a CDS encoding BMP family ABC transporter substrate-binding protein, translated to MTLHRRNFIALSGTVLALSALRPAWAQGYKVAIVMPGNITDKSWSQSGYEGIQQVKEKLGVEIAYSEKVAQADQAEAMADYARRGYQLVIGHGGEFQDAAKRVASKYPDTIFLVNNGQQGSRNLASADFYYAQPGYLLGYTAGKMSKTGKAGFIGGQKIKLSLDLNSSFEAGFKAAGGKQVFTAYTNDWDDIAKGKEAALNQIAQGADFVFPTMDNAVIGSLQACKEKGVWGMGIYYDAIADWPDTVLQSAIFDIRGAMLDYVGYGKGSKLEGKNYHFDLKAPEACRIGTFHAAVPDAIKSEVLALSEKMKSGELKV
- a CDS encoding ABC transporter ATP-binding protein; the encoded protein is MDHIHIDGISKSFAGFKALDNVGIRIARGAIHAILGENGAGKTTLMNVLYGLYRPDAGRIVLDGKPLRMASPRDAIANGIGMIHQHFMLVDSLSVAENIVLGLERGPHTIPLRAHEANIRALSRKLAFDIDAKAPIRSLPMGTRQRVEILKALYRKAEVLILDEPTSVLAPTEIASFLDSLRALRAANHTILLITHKLDEVMHVADRVTVMRHGKVTHESDSAETTPRDLARRMVGRDVVLNLKRVKSPPGEVVLEAKDLVARNDQGTRALDRLSLTLRSGEVLGVTGVDGNGQRELGEVIAGMRPLEAGAITVEGKDIATLDVRARKNQAGIGFIPEDRQHTGLVLDYPVATNLILRDYDRPPASHNGILDLSHIARNAADLVKRYDVRLRSPQQPARFLSGGNQQKVILAREIEARPRILIIMQACKGLDVGAIEFVQNMIFDLRKTGVGVLYVSTELEHVLDVSDRVAVMCAGAITGVLAPDEATSERLGELMAGVRSAA
- a CDS encoding ABC transporter permease, translated to MGVVFATRTLWAVVLALLVGSVLFLIAGANPLLAYRALFGEAFLDYFGFGATLVKFSPIVLAGLAVAIPLRAGLFNVGAEGQIYLGALFCTMAALYLPEFYWPLHMAVCIAAAMLGGALWAAIAGLLKAYRGINEVIVTLLLNYVGMNIVSYAASGPMMEEGAPYPYSPEIPFSLFMPSIMPPTDAHAGALFGIGLALILAFCLKYTTFGFALVTVGHNPQAARYAGINVRRQIVVSMMLGGALAGLAGGLEVVGVKYRLFQSFSPGYGFDGIVVAFMAAANPILVVVAALFFAGLRSGAQFMQRAVGVDSTVVDAIQGLIVMFVAASLSIRFSDSRWGRMLAQRRSMEDLLPARGKQNGEKQNA
- a CDS encoding ABC transporter permease translates to MPEWLDIASSTDLLQTSPRLTVPIAFSALGGVIAERGGIYNVGLEGMMLSGAFGGALGSFLTGNPMAGVLLGIAFGASGGAVLAFLSIRLNVNQIVCGIAINLVAGGLTAFLARLAFGMDGTTKALPGFSPIAIPGLSSIPLIGPVFFDQDPLVYALYLIVPLVYWLLYRSAWGLEIRATGENPAAADSAGVPVYWVRFCCVLASGGLAGLGGAYIVLSQVFVFTEHMSAGKGFIALAAVILGRWDPLWAVVASLFFGFCDALQLRLQFANPTVPYQIFIALPYVASILALVGLYGRVKPPAAVGLPYRRETKI
- the speB gene encoding agmatinase, producing the protein MTDTDTTAKNAGHGYESGRLNLPFVGICTFAKSPYIADWDAINADVAILGAPYDFGTQWRAGARLGPRAIREASTLFSFGHGGAYDHEDDVTYLPASVRMVDLGDADIIHTDTINSHANIEYGVRKCLEAGALPVVLGGDHSINIPCINAFDGHSDIHLVQIDAHLDFVDERHGVRYGHGNPMRRAAEKSYVTGLSQIGIRNVSSTAREGYEAARGMGSDILSVRQFRKLGVEGVLDRIPASKRYYVTIDIDGFDPSIAPGTGTPSHGGFIYYEVLELLAGLAKRGEVVGIDLVEVAPDYDHTGTTAILAAQILMNFIGRIFHAKTRQI